From a single Hypomesus transpacificus isolate Combined female chromosome 14, fHypTra1, whole genome shotgun sequence genomic region:
- the si:dkey-93l1.9 gene encoding ninjurin-1 isoform X1, whose translation MDSASRLNGEDVALKEQGDVEAQEAANEKEFRGINMNHYATKKSAAQSMLDVALLMANSSQLKTLLYVGPQYRFYIPLLVLLSLSITLQVLVGLLLVFIVKYDLNDMRKHAKLNMMNNSATVFVFFTVLINIFITALGFEGSRPAVMSLPELPSVLQTTGSV comes from the exons ATGGACAGCGCAAGCCGACTAAATGGAGAGGACGTTGCCCTTAAAGAACAGGGTGACGTCGAG gcACAGGAGGCGGCCAATGAGAAAGAGTTCCGTGGCATCAACATGAACCACTACGCCACCAAGAAGAGTGCTGCCCAGAGCATGCTGGACGTGGCTCTGCTCATGGCCAACTCCTCCCAGCTGAAGACCCTGCTGTACGTGGGGCCACAGTACCGCTTCTACATCCCCCTGCTGgtgctgctctccctctccatcacccTGCAGGTGTTGGTGGGGCTGCTGCTGGTCTTCATAG tAAAGTATGACCTGAACGACATGAGGAAGCATGCCAAGCTGAACATGATGAACAACTCTGCTACAGTGTTTGTGTTCTTTACGGTCCTCATCAACATCTTCATCACCGCGCTCGGCTTCGAGGGGAGCcg GCcagctgtgatgtcactgccAGAGCTCCCGTCTGTTCTGCAGACCACAGGCTCTGTCTAG
- the si:dkey-93l1.9 gene encoding ninjurin-1 isoform X2, which translates to MDSASRLNGEDVALKEQGDVEAQEAANEKEFRGINMNHYATKKSAAQSMLDVALLMANSSQLKTLLYVGPQYRFYIPLLVLLSLSITLQVLVGLLLVFIVKYDLNDMRKHAKLNMMNNSATVFVFFTVLINIFITALGFEGSR; encoded by the exons ATGGACAGCGCAAGCCGACTAAATGGAGAGGACGTTGCCCTTAAAGAACAGGGTGACGTCGAG gcACAGGAGGCGGCCAATGAGAAAGAGTTCCGTGGCATCAACATGAACCACTACGCCACCAAGAAGAGTGCTGCCCAGAGCATGCTGGACGTGGCTCTGCTCATGGCCAACTCCTCCCAGCTGAAGACCCTGCTGTACGTGGGGCCACAGTACCGCTTCTACATCCCCCTGCTGgtgctgctctccctctccatcacccTGCAGGTGTTGGTGGGGCTGCTGCTGGTCTTCATAG tAAAGTATGACCTGAACGACATGAGGAAGCATGCCAAGCTGAACATGATGAACAACTCTGCTACAGTGTTTGTGTTCTTTACGGTCCTCATCAACATCTTCATCACCGCGCTCGGCTTCGAGGGGAGCcggtag
- the emd gene encoding emerin (Emery-Dreifuss muscular dystrophy): MNRVAWLRVLKTRKKSDQEIIQLLKKFGIKHGPLVGSTRGLYVKKLKDVMAKPDVSPDKTFYREEAEEVTYIHYHTPVRDEGYGDISR, from the exons ATGAACAGAGTCGCGTGGCTCCGGGTGCTGAAAACTAGAAAG AAGAGCGACCAGGAAATCATCCAGCTGCTGAAGAAGTTCGGCATCAAACATGGACCTCTTGTCG gctcTACACGTGGTCTGTATGTGAAGAAGCTGAAGGATGTGATGGCCAAACCTGATGTTTCTCCTGACAAGACGTTCTACAGAGAGGAAG cgGAGGAAGTGACCTATATACACTATCATACACCA gtGAGAGATGAAGGATATGGAGATAT CTCCAGATGA